In one Terriglobales bacterium genomic region, the following are encoded:
- a CDS encoding (2Fe-2S)-binding protein, whose protein sequence is MISFTVNDRRVDVDVDPSTPLLWVLRDSLGLTGTKYGCGMAQCGACTVHLDGEALRSCVAPVSRVAGKKVTTIEGLSPDLSHPLQRAWIAEDVPQCGYCQSGQLMSAAVLLREKPQPTDEDIDEAMTGNICRCGTYPRIRKAIHRAAGMMTKGGAK, encoded by the coding sequence ATGATCTCTTTTACTGTGAATGATCGGCGCGTTGATGTGGACGTCGATCCTTCAACTCCTCTCCTCTGGGTGCTGCGCGACAGCCTGGGCTTAACCGGGACGAAGTACGGCTGTGGCATGGCCCAGTGCGGCGCTTGCACGGTGCATCTCGATGGCGAAGCCTTGCGCTCCTGCGTCGCTCCGGTGTCGCGCGTGGCCGGAAAGAAAGTTACGACCATCGAAGGACTGTCTCCTGACCTGAGCCATCCACTGCAGCGTGCCTGGATCGCCGAGGATGTTCCCCAGTGCGGCTACTGCCAGTCGGGGCAATTGATGAGCGCGGCAGTCTTGCTGCGCGAGAAGCCCCAGCCTACCGACGAAGACATCGACGAGGCGATGACTGGAAACATCTGTCGATGCGGCACGTATCCCCGAATCCGCAAGGCGATTCACCGAGCTGCCGGAATGATGACGAAAGGCGGCGCCAAATGA
- a CDS encoding DUF3311 domain-containing protein: MAAATKRKWLLLLAIPFIALLCTPLYSRINPVVWGFPFFYWYQFLWIPLSAAITFLVYRKSGR, encoded by the coding sequence ATGGCTGCCGCAACCAAACGGAAGTGGCTCTTACTGCTCGCGATCCCTTTCATCGCGCTTCTGTGCACGCCGCTTTACTCGCGCATAAACCCCGTCGTTTGGGGCTTTCCATTCTTCTACTGGTACCAGTTCCTCTGGATTCCGCTTAGCGCCGCTATCACATTTCTGGTGTACCGGAAGAGCGGCCGATGA
- the secD gene encoding protein translocase subunit SecD encodes MRKKLLPKTLFIIAVLLVFVYGIFLGTEPEKAIAAWKQQGLLGAIQQNIHLGLDLKGGTHLILQVAVNEAVNAETDRVVQSLREDLNKAGVTFTDITKPDPQNRPETIAVNGVPPDKVGALRNTVSDTLQRYDLSSGAGNSYQIVMKPSELTSLKQRAVQQAIDTIRNRVDQLGVSEPVIQEHGLGDYQILVELPGVDDPARVREIMQSTAMLDIRLVIGGPYPDEQSALQANNGVIPPDAVLLPGNTGRDQAEYYVVSRTAAVAGSDIRDAQPSRDENGRPDVNFHLSNDGGRRFSDFTAAHLKERLAIVLDNRVREAATINDQIRDNVQITGAFTEQQTQDLSMMLRSGALPASIHYLDEETVGPSLGADSIRQGLLAAIVGMTAVLVFMLLYYRGAGVNADLALLLNLIILLGFLGFSHATLTLPGIAGVILTIGMGVDSNVLIFERIREELRAGKAPAAAVEQGFAHAWLTIVDTHVTTIVSAVILFLFGTGPVRGFAVTLTFGLLANLFTAVFVSRVIFDAILNRKERGEALSI; translated from the coding sequence ATGCGCAAAAAACTTCTACCGAAGACACTTTTCATCATTGCCGTGCTGTTGGTGTTCGTGTACGGCATCTTCCTGGGCACGGAGCCGGAGAAGGCCATTGCCGCCTGGAAGCAGCAAGGGCTGCTGGGCGCCATTCAACAAAACATCCATCTTGGGCTGGACCTTAAGGGCGGTACACACCTGATCCTGCAGGTCGCGGTGAACGAAGCGGTGAACGCTGAGACGGATCGCGTCGTGCAATCGTTGCGCGAGGATCTGAACAAAGCCGGCGTAACTTTCACCGATATCACCAAGCCTGACCCGCAGAATCGTCCCGAGACCATCGCCGTCAATGGAGTTCCGCCGGACAAAGTAGGTGCACTGCGGAATACAGTCAGCGACACGCTTCAGCGATACGACCTTTCCAGCGGCGCCGGTAATTCCTATCAGATTGTGATGAAGCCTTCTGAGCTCACCTCGCTCAAGCAACGGGCGGTACAGCAGGCGATCGATACCATCCGCAACCGCGTGGATCAGCTGGGCGTGAGTGAGCCAGTGATCCAGGAGCACGGACTCGGCGATTATCAGATTCTCGTTGAACTTCCCGGTGTGGACGATCCGGCGCGCGTGCGCGAGATCATGCAGTCCACGGCGATGCTCGATATTCGCCTGGTCATCGGCGGGCCTTATCCGGACGAGCAATCCGCGCTTCAGGCCAACAATGGCGTCATTCCTCCCGATGCGGTGCTCCTGCCAGGCAATACCGGGCGAGATCAGGCTGAGTACTACGTCGTATCACGCACTGCGGCGGTCGCCGGCAGTGACATTCGCGACGCGCAGCCCAGCCGAGATGAGAACGGGCGTCCGGATGTCAATTTTCATCTGAGCAACGACGGCGGTCGCCGCTTCTCAGACTTCACGGCCGCTCACTTGAAAGAGCGGCTCGCGATCGTTCTCGATAATCGCGTTCGCGAGGCTGCAACGATTAATGATCAGATTCGCGATAACGTGCAAATCACCGGCGCCTTCACAGAGCAACAGACTCAGGACCTCTCCATGATGCTGCGTTCAGGGGCTTTGCCGGCTAGCATTCATTACCTCGACGAAGAGACCGTTGGGCCATCACTCGGAGCAGACTCGATTCGGCAGGGTCTGCTGGCCGCGATTGTCGGCATGACTGCTGTGCTCGTGTTCATGCTGCTTTACTACCGCGGGGCTGGGGTAAATGCAGATTTGGCTCTCTTGTTGAATTTGATCATCCTGCTCGGGTTTCTTGGGTTCAGTCACGCGACGCTCACGCTGCCGGGAATCGCGGGAGTGATCTTGACCATCGGTATGGGCGTTGATTCGAATGTCCTGATCTTCGAACGCATTCGCGAGGAGCTGCGAGCCGGAAAGGCTCCGGCGGCAGCCGTGGAGCAAGGATTCGCGCACGCCTGGTTGACGATTGTGGATACCCACGTCACTACCATCGTCTCGGCCGTGATTCTGTTCCTTTTTGGAACTGGCCCGGTACGGGGATTCGCAGTCACCTTGACGTTCGGTCTGCTGGCGAACCTGTTTACTGCGGTGTTTGTCTCGCGCGTAATCTTCGACGCGATACTGAATCGCAAAGAGCGCGGAGAAGCGCTGAGTATCTAA
- the secF gene encoding protein translocase subunit SecF, with translation MELFKNTNIDFLGKKWYFLGFSLIFSIAGILSMAFWHHIPLGVDFKGGTLVDMKFASTPDLGKVQHALDDAGYHDAEKQRLGAATENELIVRLPQRETNEQSLDRGRSAIIAAMEKYFGGQPGKLDLNNTGPSQIASYLLEKDSLQLGALATTRYNDIARQITDFRDKRRSGVLGSIDELSGVVPPQVVSALKDGAFTSHFGVRSVQIVGPQVGAQLRKQAALATLYSLAGMLVYLAFRFEWIYGVAAVVAVFHDTLITVGAFSLTNKEITLTVIAAILTLIGYSMNDTIVIFDRIRENIKLYRRESFSEIVNRSINQTLSRTVLTSGLTFLTVLSLYLFGGEVLHGFSFALVIGILIGTYSSIAVAAPMLVAYQDWRLAKTGTAAVPGVAGRRTKIRA, from the coding sequence TTGGAACTCTTCAAAAACACCAATATCGATTTTCTTGGGAAGAAATGGTACTTCCTCGGCTTCTCCCTGATCTTCAGCATTGCGGGCATCTTGTCGATGGCGTTCTGGCACCACATTCCCTTGGGTGTCGACTTCAAGGGTGGAACTCTGGTCGACATGAAATTCGCCAGCACTCCGGACCTCGGCAAGGTACAGCATGCGCTGGACGACGCCGGATACCATGATGCGGAGAAGCAGAGGCTCGGCGCCGCTACTGAGAATGAGCTGATTGTCCGCCTTCCACAGCGCGAAACGAATGAGCAGTCGCTCGATCGTGGTCGCAGCGCAATCATCGCTGCCATGGAAAAGTATTTCGGCGGCCAGCCGGGCAAGCTCGACCTGAACAATACGGGTCCATCGCAAATCGCCAGCTACTTATTGGAGAAGGATTCCCTGCAGCTGGGAGCCCTCGCAACCACTCGCTACAACGACATAGCCCGGCAGATTACGGATTTTCGCGACAAGAGGCGCTCCGGTGTGCTTGGCTCCATCGATGAGTTGAGCGGAGTCGTGCCCCCGCAAGTAGTCAGCGCCTTGAAAGACGGTGCGTTTACCTCGCACTTTGGCGTACGGAGCGTACAGATCGTTGGTCCGCAGGTCGGAGCGCAGCTGCGAAAACAAGCAGCTCTCGCTACTCTTTATTCGCTCGCTGGGATGCTAGTTTACTTGGCCTTCCGGTTTGAATGGATTTACGGAGTAGCCGCCGTGGTGGCGGTCTTCCACGACACGCTCATCACGGTTGGGGCATTCTCCTTGACGAATAAAGAGATAACGCTTACCGTTATCGCCGCGATTCTTACGCTGATCGGATACTCGATGAATGACACCATCGTCATCTTCGACCGTATTCGGGAAAACATAAAGCTGTACCGGCGGGAGTCGTTTTCGGAGATCGTAAACCGCAGTATCAATCAGACCCTGAGCCGGACGGTGCTCACATCGGGTCTGACATTTCTGACGGTTCTCTCTCTCTATCTTTTCGGGGGAGAGGTTCTCCATGGGTTTTCCTTTGCCCTGGTAATCGGCATCCTAATAGGTACGTATTCCTCGATTGCAGTGGCAGCGCCCATGTTGGTGGCTTACCAGGATTGGCGTTTGGCGAAGACTGGAACAGCAGCTGTGCCGGGAGTAGCTGGTCGTCGCACAAAAATACGCGCCTGA
- a CDS encoding MotA/TolQ/ExbB proton channel family protein → MIQLATLATVAYYKLPAFAMLLQGEAEVGWDPISLWKQMGWPARLVVIVLFIMSAWSIGVMIDRYIAFNAARKQSRAFAPQVAGALRDGKIDEAIRVAERNKKSHLAKVVTAGLQEFKAHGDSNDIPGEQIEASKRALERAEAIVHAELKRGLGGLATIGSTAPFVGLFGTVIGILNAFRQISAQKTSGLGAVAGGISEALVTTAIGLFVAIPAVMMFNYFTNKVEAFDVEMDNSSSELIDYFLKRSGRR, encoded by the coding sequence GTGATTCAATTGGCAACTCTCGCAACGGTGGCGTATTACAAGCTGCCTGCCTTCGCCATGCTGCTTCAGGGTGAAGCCGAAGTCGGATGGGATCCGATTTCGCTGTGGAAGCAGATGGGCTGGCCAGCGCGCCTCGTCGTCATTGTCCTTTTCATCATGTCCGCGTGGTCGATCGGCGTGATGATTGACCGCTACATCGCATTTAACGCTGCCCGCAAACAGTCTCGCGCCTTTGCGCCTCAGGTTGCTGGTGCGCTGCGCGATGGAAAGATCGACGAGGCCATCCGCGTGGCCGAGCGCAACAAGAAATCGCATCTGGCCAAGGTGGTTACCGCTGGACTGCAGGAATTCAAGGCGCACGGCGATTCCAACGATATTCCCGGCGAACAGATCGAGGCCAGCAAGCGCGCGTTGGAGCGCGCCGAAGCCATCGTTCACGCCGAGCTGAAGCGCGGCCTCGGTGGTTTAGCGACGATTGGCTCGACGGCCCCGTTCGTAGGACTGTTCGGTACCGTGATCGGCATTCTGAACGCCTTCCGGCAAATCTCAGCGCAGAAGACCTCAGGTTTGGGTGCCGTCGCCGGTGGTATTTCGGAAGCTCTAGTGACCACGGCGATCGGATTGTTCGTCGCTATCCCGGCCGTGATGATGTTCAACTACTTCACGAATAAGGTCGAGGCTTTTGACGTGGAGATGGATAACTCGTCCTCTGAGTTGATCGATTATTTCCTGAAGCGCAGCGGACGTCGTTAG
- the add gene encoding adenosine deaminase has product MANRTLIRALPKAELHLHLEGTVTPEALAELSRRHDRNPLTLEEATRLYEYADFNGFLMAFKAVTERLLTSEDFELITYRIIERLHEEGVLHAEVYVSVGVVHWRQQEFEPLFEGMERGLERGQRDFGVSVLWIFDAVRHFGVEPAKRVFELAIQYKDRHVIGVGLGGDEVRGPAEQFRDLYRYAADNGLRLTAHAGESTGPESIWAALNIGAERLGHVLSAVRDPELIEVLAQRQIPVEICISSNLRTGCLPNIDQHPVRRLFDAGLLVTLNTDDPAMFHTSLTREYELAQDVFGFTDEHVRELARNSLEASFLAAEKKVLMLRKFDKEVERSEVSLQERISNE; this is encoded by the coding sequence ATGGCGAACCGCACCTTAATCCGTGCCCTGCCCAAGGCTGAATTGCACTTGCATCTCGAGGGTACCGTTACCCCGGAAGCTCTCGCTGAGCTCAGCCGCCGCCACGATAGGAATCCTCTCACCCTCGAGGAGGCTACTCGGTTGTACGAGTATGCCGACTTCAACGGATTTCTCATGGCCTTCAAAGCCGTTACCGAGCGATTGCTTACCTCGGAGGATTTCGAGCTCATCACTTATCGCATCATTGAACGCCTGCATGAGGAAGGAGTACTCCATGCTGAGGTCTACGTGTCTGTTGGTGTCGTTCATTGGCGCCAGCAGGAGTTTGAGCCTCTATTTGAAGGGATGGAACGGGGGCTAGAGCGCGGCCAACGAGACTTCGGCGTATCGGTCCTTTGGATCTTCGACGCGGTTCGTCACTTTGGAGTAGAGCCGGCGAAACGGGTTTTCGAACTGGCAATTCAATACAAAGACCGACACGTGATTGGAGTTGGCCTAGGCGGGGACGAAGTCCGGGGGCCGGCCGAACAATTTCGCGATCTGTATCGATACGCGGCGGACAATGGCCTGCGGCTGACAGCTCATGCGGGAGAAAGTACCGGACCAGAGTCTATTTGGGCGGCGTTGAATATCGGCGCTGAGCGCTTGGGGCATGTCCTGAGCGCCGTGCGCGATCCCGAACTAATCGAAGTACTGGCGCAGCGCCAGATTCCAGTAGAGATATGCATTTCCAGCAATCTCCGCACCGGCTGTTTGCCCAACATTGACCAGCATCCGGTGCGTCGGCTGTTCGATGCTGGGCTTCTCGTGACCCTGAACACTGATGATCCGGCGATGTTTCATACCTCTCTGACTCGCGAATATGAACTTGCCCAAGATGTTTTCGGGTTTACCGATGAGCACGTCCGCGAGCTCGCGCGGAACTCGCTGGAAGCGTCATTCTTGGCTGCCGAGAAGAAGGTACTGATGCTCCGAAAATTTGACAAGGAGGTCGAGAGGTCAGAGGTGTCGCTTCAGGAGAGAATTTCGAATGAATAG
- a CDS encoding biopolymer transporter ExbD, which yields MAMAVGDHGGGPAANINVTPLIDVLLVLLIIFMVITPLTPRGLDALVPQPPKDKQKQQEPNDRTIVVQVVQAAPGQRPTLKINQDPVSWDELQTRLSDIFKTRAERIMFVKGDDDVPFSDVAQVIDIAHASNVDKVGLITAKIEAGQ from the coding sequence ATGGCAATGGCAGTCGGGGACCACGGTGGAGGTCCCGCAGCAAATATCAACGTAACGCCACTTATCGATGTGCTTCTCGTGTTGCTGATCATCTTCATGGTGATCACTCCGCTGACTCCTCGCGGTCTTGATGCCTTGGTCCCTCAGCCTCCCAAGGATAAGCAGAAGCAACAGGAGCCCAATGATCGAACTATCGTAGTCCAGGTGGTTCAGGCGGCTCCAGGACAACGTCCGACGCTGAAGATCAACCAGGATCCAGTTAGCTGGGATGAACTCCAGACTCGCCTGTCTGACATCTTCAAGACGCGAGCTGAGCGAATAATGTTCGTGAAAGGCGATGACGACGTTCCATTTTCCGATGTGGCGCAGGTCATCGATATCGCGCATGCGTCTAACGTCGACAAAGTCGGTCTGATTACGGCGAAGATCGAAGCAGGGCAGTAA
- a CDS encoding biopolymer transporter ExbD codes for MALAKRDEGKKVNSDINVTPMVDVMLVLLIIFMVITPMLQHGRAVELAKTTNPEQMPDADKEDAILIAVTRDNKVFFGNDLIGADQLSDKVRDRLANKVDKRVYVKADARAKYGSVVAVVDNVRSAGVDQLGLLTEQRQPLAERKTPPGATGQAGGE; via the coding sequence ATGGCTTTAGCAAAACGAGACGAAGGTAAAAAGGTCAATTCCGACATCAATGTAACGCCGATGGTGGACGTGATGCTGGTACTCCTGATCATTTTCATGGTCATCACGCCGATGCTGCAGCACGGTCGCGCAGTCGAACTCGCGAAGACCACGAATCCTGAGCAGATGCCGGATGCCGATAAGGAAGACGCGATTCTGATCGCGGTTACTCGCGACAATAAGGTTTTCTTTGGCAACGATTTGATCGGTGCCGATCAGCTCAGCGACAAGGTACGAGATCGACTCGCTAACAAGGTTGATAAGCGCGTTTACGTTAAAGCGGACGCGCGCGCAAAGTACGGCAGCGTGGTCGCAGTTGTGGACAACGTCCGATCCGCTGGTGTCGATCAGCTCGGTCTTTTGACGGAGCAGCGGCAGCCTTTGGCTGAGCGCAAGACGCCTCCGGGAGCGACTGGACAGGCGGGCGGTGAATAA
- the hemG gene encoding protoporphyrinogen oxidase, translated as MTRVAIVGGGISGLTTAFYLEQERRRGAPLSFTVLEAESRFGGAIQTERIDGCIIEAGPDSFLSTKPWARELCDDLRLSSQLIGSRDEDRKTYILINGRLEPIPPGMQMMVPTRMGAVLTSRLFSRQTKLTMAREYLWPPQPLGADDDESVASFVSRHFTSELVDRLADPLLTGIYGGDASALSVRATLPLMVDMECRHRSLVRGALAARSSQHKSAPPQPLFTSMRDGMQRMVESIVRQVQRESLRPSRIVDGLTAQEDGWRLRFGETTEDFDHVILALPAHASAKLIAELPGSERPVELLQEISYSSAVTVALAYDAAAIALPPGFGFLVPRKEGKRMIACTFVHNKFENRAPAGTALIRVFMGGSRDPEILDQTKEQITEIARREMREILNIDAEPQLVRVFKWHKAMPQYGVGHLLRIARLEMHMQRFPGLHLSGNAYHGIGIPDCVRTGRAAADAIMRRMRSQRALA; from the coding sequence GTGACGCGTGTAGCTATCGTTGGCGGTGGTATCTCTGGTCTGACGACCGCTTTTTATCTCGAGCAGGAACGTCGTCGTGGGGCTCCGCTGTCGTTCACCGTCCTTGAGGCGGAGTCGCGCTTCGGCGGAGCAATCCAGACCGAGCGGATCGATGGATGCATTATTGAAGCTGGTCCCGATTCATTTCTAAGCACGAAGCCGTGGGCACGCGAGCTATGTGACGATCTGCGCCTCTCCTCTCAACTCATCGGCTCTCGCGATGAGGACCGCAAGACTTACATTCTGATCAACGGACGTCTCGAACCGATTCCCCCGGGGATGCAGATGATGGTGCCCACAAGGATGGGGGCCGTCCTGACGTCGCGGCTGTTTTCCCGCCAAACGAAGCTAACCATGGCACGAGAATATCTCTGGCCACCGCAGCCACTCGGAGCAGACGACGATGAAAGCGTTGCCAGCTTTGTTTCCCGGCACTTCACCTCTGAGTTGGTGGACCGCTTGGCCGATCCGCTGTTGACTGGCATCTATGGCGGCGACGCCTCTGCGCTCAGCGTCCGTGCGACCCTGCCACTAATGGTGGATATGGAGTGTCGCCACCGCAGTCTTGTGCGCGGTGCGTTGGCGGCCAGATCATCGCAGCACAAGAGTGCTCCTCCACAGCCCCTTTTCACCTCGATGCGGGATGGTATGCAGCGCATGGTGGAGTCGATCGTTCGACAAGTACAACGAGAGTCACTGCGTCCTTCTCGCATCGTCGACGGGCTGACGGCCCAAGAGGATGGATGGCGGCTTAGATTCGGAGAGACCACTGAAGACTTCGATCATGTGATCCTGGCTCTCCCCGCGCATGCCAGCGCCAAACTGATTGCCGAGCTCCCCGGTTCGGAGCGTCCGGTTGAGCTGCTGCAGGAAATCTCCTATAGCTCCGCTGTAACGGTCGCCCTGGCTTACGACGCTGCCGCTATCGCGCTACCGCCGGGCTTCGGCTTTCTTGTCCCGCGCAAGGAAGGTAAGCGCATGATCGCTTGTACCTTCGTTCATAACAAATTCGAGAACCGAGCTCCCGCAGGCACTGCGCTCATTCGCGTATTTATGGGCGGCTCACGAGATCCCGAGATTCTGGATCAGACGAAGGAACAGATTACTGAAATCGCTCGCCGCGAAATGCGCGAGATCCTGAACATTGACGCCGAGCCGCAACTCGTGCGTGTCTTTAAATGGCACAAGGCTATGCCCCAGTATGGCGTTGGACACTTGCTGAGAATCGCACGCCTGGAAATGCACATGCAGCGTTTCCCCGGCTTGCACCTCAGCGGCAATGCCTACCACGGAATCGGAATCCCCGACTGCGTGCGCACGGGACGCGCCGCCGCTGACGCCATCATGCGACGGATGCGCTCCCAGCGCGCGCTGGCGTAA
- a CDS encoding TonB family protein gives MFEDSLVESSGRLKTKRGITTFLSFGLQMLLLGVMVLIPLIYTEALPKQQLMTFLVAPPPPPPPPPPPPAAVVKVVKVQTEMVNNQLRAPTKIPKEIKMVKEDEAPPQMAGVVGGVVGGVAGGTMGGVLGGIVGSSLPPPKVAPPQRVRVSSGVVAGNKISGPNPVYPAIAKTARIQGQVVLQATISKGGTIENLRAVSGPPMLYQSAIEAVRQWRYKPYILNGEAVEVETTIQVNFTLSGG, from the coding sequence ATGTTTGAGGACAGCCTGGTCGAGTCTTCGGGAAGACTAAAAACCAAGCGCGGCATCACTACCTTTTTGTCTTTTGGGTTACAGATGTTGTTGCTCGGCGTGATGGTTCTTATCCCGCTCATTTACACGGAAGCGTTACCCAAGCAGCAGTTGATGACCTTCCTGGTTGCACCCCCACCTCCGCCCCCACCCCCGCCGCCACCTCCGGCAGCAGTGGTGAAGGTCGTGAAGGTCCAAACGGAAATGGTCAACAATCAGCTTCGCGCTCCAACCAAGATTCCCAAAGAAATAAAGATGGTGAAGGAAGACGAAGCACCGCCACAAATGGCAGGCGTTGTTGGTGGTGTAGTCGGTGGCGTGGCCGGCGGCACCATGGGTGGCGTGCTCGGCGGTATCGTTGGCTCTTCGCTTCCGCCTCCTAAGGTTGCGCCGCCACAGAGGGTTCGCGTGTCCTCCGGTGTAGTTGCAGGCAACAAGATATCGGGACCGAATCCGGTATACCCGGCTATCGCCAAGACCGCTCGCATTCAAGGACAGGTGGTTTTGCAGGCTACGATCAGCAAAGGCGGAACCATCGAGAACTTGCGCGCTGTCAGTGGACCGCCGATGTTGTACCAGTCTGCGATCGAAGCTGTGCGTCAATGGCGCTATAAGCCGTACATCCTGAACGGCGAAGCTGTAGAAGTAGAAACCACCATCCAGGTGAATTTCACCCTGAGCGGCGGTTAG
- a CDS encoding sodium:solute symporter: MRTTLDWTAISVFTFFLIVISAVAFMATRWKRADLNLIEEWGLAGRRFGTVITWFLLGGDLFTAYTIIAVPALVYGTGAPGFFALPYSTVSFAFAYLTMPRLWAVCRKHHYVTAADFVRGRYGNHWLALAIAVTGILATVPYIALQLIGIQVSVGALGLSGSGWTGQLPLVIAFGLLLGYTYTGGLRAPASIAFIKDVMIYIVVLAAIIWLPMKLGGYGNIFHSAATALANRPNPASLVLRPGQYLPFSTLVLGSSLALFLYPHSITAVLSSSSAAVIKRNSALMPAYSLLLGMLALLGYGALAAGVSVTSSSYVVPALFLKIFPPWFAGFCFAAIAVGALVPAAIMSIAAASLFTRNICREYLWTNLSQRKEARLAKLLSLLLSVAGLLFVLFLPTQYAINLQLLGGIWIVQTLPTVILGLFTSWFRPAALLLGWAVGMAAGTAMVISQKLTAVFPLRIGGRTFSSYAAVNALALNLLVATVLTVLLNAFSSSERRDETSASDYDDSDPQIELSSERLVTEQSAPKVSR; encoded by the coding sequence ATGAGGACAACACTCGATTGGACGGCGATTTCCGTCTTCACCTTCTTCCTCATCGTCATCAGCGCAGTCGCGTTTATGGCCACACGCTGGAAGCGCGCGGATCTCAACCTGATCGAGGAGTGGGGACTCGCCGGACGCAGGTTCGGAACCGTCATCACGTGGTTCCTGCTGGGCGGCGATCTATTTACTGCCTACACGATTATCGCGGTTCCAGCGCTAGTCTATGGCACCGGAGCGCCAGGCTTTTTCGCGCTGCCATACAGCACCGTATCCTTTGCCTTCGCTTACCTCACAATGCCGAGGCTCTGGGCGGTATGCCGGAAGCATCACTACGTAACGGCTGCTGATTTCGTGCGTGGACGATACGGCAATCATTGGCTGGCCCTGGCTATCGCCGTGACCGGAATTCTCGCTACTGTGCCATACATCGCGCTGCAGTTGATTGGGATTCAGGTTTCGGTTGGCGCGTTAGGTCTGAGCGGCAGCGGATGGACTGGACAGTTGCCGCTGGTCATCGCCTTTGGATTACTCCTCGGATACACCTATACGGGCGGACTCCGCGCACCGGCGAGCATTGCCTTCATCAAGGATGTGATGATCTATATCGTCGTTCTTGCAGCGATCATATGGCTTCCGATGAAGCTCGGCGGCTACGGAAACATCTTCCACTCCGCCGCGACAGCATTGGCGAACCGGCCCAATCCGGCATCGTTAGTGTTGCGACCAGGCCAGTATCTGCCTTTTTCAACATTGGTTCTGGGCTCCTCATTGGCGTTATTCCTGTATCCGCATAGCATCACAGCGGTTCTTAGCTCCTCCAGCGCGGCCGTCATCAAGCGCAATTCGGCACTGATGCCTGCATATAGTTTGTTGCTAGGAATGCTGGCCTTATTGGGCTACGGTGCGCTGGCGGCTGGAGTATCAGTTACATCTTCCAGCTACGTGGTACCGGCATTGTTCCTGAAGATATTTCCCCCGTGGTTTGCAGGATTCTGTTTTGCAGCCATTGCGGTAGGAGCGCTCGTGCCTGCCGCCATCATGTCGATCGCGGCTGCGAGTCTGTTTACGCGCAACATCTGTCGTGAGTATCTATGGACCAATCTTTCACAGCGCAAAGAAGCACGACTGGCAAAGCTGCTCTCGCTCTTGCTCAGCGTTGCTGGTCTACTGTTTGTCCTGTTCCTGCCTACGCAGTATGCGATTAACCTCCAATTGCTTGGCGGAATCTGGATCGTGCAAACGCTCCCGACCGTGATTCTCGGACTCTTCACGAGCTGGTTTCGCCCGGCTGCTTTACTACTCGGCTGGGCAGTGGGGATGGCAGCGGGCACTGCGATGGTGATCTCGCAGAAGCTCACGGCGGTATTCCCGTTGCGTATTGGAGGCCGGACGTTCTCCTCGTACGCAGCCGTAAACGCGCTGGCGCTCAACCTGCTGGTTGCGACTGTCCTCACTGTTCTACTAAATGCCTTTAGCAGCAGCGAGCGCCGTGACGAGACATCTGCGTCCGATTACGACGACAGTGATCCTCAAATCGAACTTTCGTCGGAGCGTCTGGTTACGGAGCAGTCGGCGCCGAAGGTCTCACGGTAA
- a CDS encoding DUF1080 domain-containing protein — translation MRESKAKPSVRYQSMVLNPLFDGKTLNGWSGDPTIWSVKDDAIHGITEHGGQLILSNGDYSDFRLILKSRLVSEKNHLGVCFWGERKTDWGYGNCILVIPPTGGMWDYHPGKKGPPREKLPHPDFDPGAWHESEILAHLKTGTIRMAVNGVEVTRYTDEDATRLRRGPIGLQIHAGASEVEYKDIRLELDPKEDRLITVRPSAPTAP, via the coding sequence ATGAGAGAGTCGAAGGCCAAACCTTCTGTCCGTTACCAGAGCATGGTCCTAAACCCACTCTTTGACGGCAAGACGCTCAACGGATGGAGCGGCGATCCGACGATCTGGTCGGTAAAGGATGATGCAATCCACGGGATCACGGAACATGGAGGGCAACTCATCCTCTCGAATGGAGATTACTCAGATTTCAGGCTCATTCTGAAGTCACGGCTCGTCAGCGAGAAGAATCATCTGGGCGTCTGCTTCTGGGGCGAGCGCAAGACGGATTGGGGATACGGTAATTGCATTCTTGTGATTCCTCCCACTGGCGGCATGTGGGATTACCACCCTGGGAAGAAAGGTCCACCGCGCGAGAAGCTGCCACATCCGGACTTCGATCCGGGTGCCTGGCACGAATCCGAGATTCTGGCTCATCTCAAGACGGGAACTATCCGGATGGCGGTGAATGGGGTCGAAGTCACGCGCTACACCGATGAAGACGCAACGCGCCTCCGTAGGGGACCCATAGGATTGCAGATTCATGCTGGAGCGTCAGAGGTGGAGTACAAGGACATCAGGCTTGAGCTCGATCCAAAAGAGGACCGATTAATTACCGTGAGACCTTCGGCGCCGACTGCTCCGTAA